In the genome of Candidatus Dadabacteria bacterium, the window AGCCGAAACTCTCGGCTTTCCTTTCTACGCGAGGAACTGGGAGGACTCAAACAGAAGCCTTTTCAGGGCGCTTCGCCTTGAGAGAATGGCGATAGGAATATTTCTCGGGTTTATAGTTCTTGTCGCCGCCTTGAATATAGTCAGCACGCTTACGATGCTCGTTATGGAGAAAAAAAGGGACATAGCGGTGCTCATATCCATGGGGGCTCGCAAAAGCGGGATCAGGAGGATATTTGTCTACGACGGAATGATAATAGGGACCGCCGGAACACTTCTCGGCACGCTCTTGGGATACCTGATCTGCCGCTTTCTTGAGACCAGCAATTTTATAAAGGAAGCGATCCCGTTTGATGACAACGTGTATCCTATTTCCGAATTCCCTGTTAGGATAGAGCCGGTTTATTTTCTCGTCGTGGCGGCATCAAGCCTGCTTATATGTTTTCTTGCGACTCTGTACCCGTCTTACAGGGCTTCGAGAGAAAACCCCGTGGAGTCATTGAGATATGAATGAAATACTGTACAAGGTCAGGGGACTGGGAAAGGTTTTCAATAAGTCGGGCAGCAGCGTGCGCGCTCTTGGCGGAGTGAATATGGATATTTCTGCCGGAGAAACCCTAGGAGTCGTGGGAGTGTCGGGTTCGGGGAAAAGCACCCTTCTTCACATACTTGGCACTCTTGAGCCCCCGACAGAAGGTTCGGTTTTCTACAGGGGGAAGGATCTTTTCAGCCAAGATGAAGAAGAGCTCTCGGTTTTCAGAAACTCGGAAATTGGATTTATTTTTCAATTTCATTACCTTCTTATAGAATTCACGGCGCTTGAAAACGTCATGATGCCGTGTCTTATAGCAAGACAGAGCCTTGCTGTGGCGAGACAAAAGGCTTGCGATGTGCTTGAGAAGGTGGGACTTTCCGAGCGTCTCAACCATCTTCCGGGAGAGCTTTCTGGGGGAGAGCAGCAGAGAGTGGCGATCGCCAGATCGATTGTCAGAGGGCCGAAAGTGATACTTGCCGACGAGCCCACGGGGAATCTTGACAAAAAAACGGGATTCTCGGTTCTTGATCTGTTCTGCAGGCTTAACGAAGATTACGGGGTTACGGTTGTAATGGTTACGCATAACGACGAATTTGCGAAGAGAATGAAAAAAACTGTTAAAATATCGGACGGGATGGTTGCCGATGCGTAATAGTTTCCTACTGTACCTAGCCGTTTTTCTCCTTCTGGCGGCGTTCTCAATCTCTGATTCCATGGCCCAGAATCGCCCGGCCGGAATAGAAAATCCTCCGTCTTTTAAGGGGACGGTTGCTGAGGTGGTGGTCTCTGGCAACCGGAGAACCGAAACCTCCCTTATAGATCTCAATATAGAGACCAAGCAAGGCGATAAGTACTC includes:
- a CDS encoding ABC transporter ATP-binding protein, whose amino-acid sequence is MNEILYKVRGLGKVFNKSGSSVRALGGVNMDISAGETLGVVGVSGSGKSTLLHILGTLEPPTEGSVFYRGKDLFSQDEEELSVFRNSEIGFIFQFHYLLIEFTALENVMMPCLIARQSLAVARQKACDVLEKVGLSERLNHLPGELSGGEQQRVAIARSIVRGPKVILADEPTGNLDKKTGFSVLDLFCRLNEDYGVTVVMVTHNDEFAKRMKKTVKISDGMVADA